A window of Bacteroidota bacterium contains these coding sequences:
- the rfaE2 gene encoding D-glycero-beta-D-manno-heptose 1-phosphate adenylyltransferase: MKNLPEIDTKIFTLPDLLSRINQWRQLGKTIAFTNGCFDILHEGHIYSLSQAASEADYLIVGVNADASVKKLKGKSRPINNEHSRSRLLASLMLVDAVIIFKEDTPLDLIKSLLPDVLVKGGDYKVDEIAGAKEVIENGGRVVINPILQGFSTTSIIDKMKED; encoded by the coding sequence TTGAAAAACCTCCCGGAAATTGATACTAAAATTTTCACCCTGCCCGATCTACTAAGCAGGATCAACCAATGGAGGCAGTTGGGAAAAACAATTGCATTCACCAACGGTTGCTTTGACATTTTACATGAAGGGCATATTTATTCCCTCAGCCAGGCAGCAAGTGAAGCTGATTATTTAATTGTAGGTGTAAATGCAGATGCCTCTGTAAAAAAATTGAAAGGCAAATCGAGACCTATTAATAATGAACATAGCCGTTCCAGGTTATTAGCTTCATTGATGCTGGTTGATGCAGTTATTATTTTTAAAGAGGATACACCGCTTGACTTGATCAAATCCCTCCTCCCCGATGTACTTGTAAAAGGAGGTGATTATAAAGTAGATGAAATTGCCGGCGCCAAAGAAGTGATTGAAAATGGCGGCAGAGTTGTTATTAATCCTATTCTCCAGGGTTTTTCCACTACTTCCATCATTGATAAAATGAAAGAAGATTAG
- a CDS encoding flippase-like domain-containing protein, protein MKINFKSLAKYLFFFGLGIFFVWLSVKDIDGESWKKIKQAVTHGRKWVIIPVIIMLFLAHYVRALRWKLLMEPLGYKPTTFNAFAGVMIGYLVNGGVPRLGEVFKCTLLARYEKFKVDKLIGTILVERAVDVICLLIIFLIAILLQGEIFGDFMMERLRIFFHNKAGQLSYTKLIIAGSVFIFLLLVFYFILKRFGHIDIVAKIKVVIKNIIHGLSSIRYLQHKGLFIVHTILLWGFYFLSTYAGLYALKETQHLGLAGAVTVLAVGSVGMIITPGGIGAYQLLIAKLMVLYGLDEKTTGTASGWLLWSAQTFIILVGGVACFALISRYNKKRTDIEKPPGN, encoded by the coding sequence ATGAAAATTAATTTCAAATCATTAGCAAAATACCTTTTCTTCTTTGGGCTGGGAATATTCTTTGTCTGGCTTTCTGTAAAAGATATTGACGGGGAAAGTTGGAAGAAAATAAAGCAGGCAGTTACCCATGGCCGTAAATGGGTGATCATACCAGTAATTATTATGCTGTTCCTTGCGCATTATGTCCGGGCATTACGATGGAAGCTACTGATGGAGCCCCTCGGATATAAGCCAACAACTTTTAATGCTTTTGCCGGAGTAATGATTGGTTATCTTGTTAATGGTGGTGTGCCCCGCCTGGGAGAAGTATTTAAGTGTACACTACTGGCCCGCTATGAAAAATTCAAAGTTGATAAGCTTATTGGCACCATTCTCGTTGAAAGAGCCGTCGATGTTATTTGTTTATTGATAATTTTTCTAATAGCAATTCTTCTGCAAGGTGAGATCTTCGGCGACTTTATGATGGAAAGATTAAGAATATTTTTCCATAATAAAGCGGGACAGCTTTCCTACACCAAGCTCATTATTGCAGGTTCGGTCTTTATTTTCCTGTTGCTTGTTTTTTATTTCATATTAAAAAGATTCGGCCATATTGATATAGTAGCAAAGATCAAAGTAGTGATCAAAAATATTATACATGGATTGTCAAGCATACGATATCTGCAACACAAAGGACTCTTTATTGTACATACTATTCTCTTGTGGGGCTTTTATTTTCTTTCTACCTATGCCGGATTATATGCATTAAAAGAAACACAACATCTTGGATTGGCCGGGGCGGTTACGGTGCTTGCGGTAGGTAGTGTAGGAATGATCATTACCCCGGGAGGTATTGGCGCCTACCAGCTTTTGATTGCAAAACTTATGGTACTCTATGGGCTTGATGAAAAAACAACCGGCACAGCATCAGGCTGGCTTTTATGGTCAGCGCAAACATTCATCATACTTGTAGGAGGAGTAGCTTGCTTTGCATTAATTTCACGCTACAATAAAAAAAGAACAGACATTGAAAAACCTCCCGGAAATTGA
- a CDS encoding pantoate--beta-alanine ligase, translated as MILFKNSNQLAQYLEGQRSKGFKTGFCPTMGALHAGHISLIKSSKKENDTTISSIFVNPAQFNDPKDFEKYPITIEKDIDMLEEAGCDILFIPSVDEIYPKGFKVNKHYELGFLETILEGEYRPGHYQGVCAVMEILLKIVLPHNLYLGQKDFQQCMVISKLVELIGLDKMIHINICPTMREADGLAMSSRNMRLNAEERKTALTIYNSLLFIKNNFHQGNTEQIKNKAVSLLKEKGFKIDYVAIAHAENLNPISDWDGNEKAVALVAAYLNEVRLIDNMLLN; from the coding sequence ATGATTTTATTTAAGAATTCGAATCAATTAGCCCAATATCTTGAAGGCCAAAGATCAAAGGGATTTAAAACAGGATTTTGTCCTACAATGGGAGCCCTGCATGCGGGGCATATATCATTGATCAAATCTTCAAAGAAAGAGAATGACACAACCATCTCCAGCATTTTTGTGAACCCTGCACAATTCAACGATCCGAAAGATTTTGAAAAATACCCCATCACCATCGAAAAGGATATTGATATGCTGGAAGAAGCCGGATGCGATATTTTATTTATTCCATCCGTAGACGAAATTTATCCGAAGGGTTTTAAAGTAAATAAACATTATGAACTTGGTTTTTTGGAAACGATACTCGAAGGTGAGTATCGGCCCGGGCATTACCAGGGTGTTTGTGCAGTAATGGAAATACTATTGAAGATCGTATTACCGCATAATCTTTATCTCGGGCAAAAAGATTTCCAGCAATGTATGGTAATCTCTAAACTGGTTGAGTTGATCGGGCTTGACAAAATGATTCATATAAATATTTGCCCGACCATGCGGGAAGCCGATGGACTCGCTATGAGCAGCCGTAATATGCGATTGAATGCTGAGGAAAGAAAAACAGCCCTCACTATTTATAATTCCCTTTTATTTATTAAAAATAATTTTCACCAGGGAAATACCGAACAAATAAAAAACAAAGCTGTTTCGTTACTAAAAGAAAAAGGATTCAAAATAGATTATGTTGCGATTGCCCACGCAGAAAATCTAAATCCAATCAGTGATTGGGACGGAAATGAAAAAGCTGTAGCGTTGGTTGCTGCTTACCTAAATGAAGTAAGACTTATAGACAACATGTTACTGAATTAA
- a CDS encoding starch synthase → MSAKKRILFIANEMSPYLELTEFSEIVNKLAIKSNDSGYEIRCIMPRFGTINERRHRLHEVVRLSGINVSVDNEDMPLQIKVASLPNARLQVYFLDNEELFRRKFVFHDENEKWFDDNGLRTVFFCKGALETVKKFGWPPDIIHCSGWMTGLIPCYVKTVYKKEPVFGHSKILFTIGQNTFKEKLGSDFIKKALIHPSIKEADLAPFKEANNTAMFRGGASYADAISFGSDKIEKKLVDEFTKVRGKKTLLYNQESDLTDYLQLYSDLAK, encoded by the coding sequence ATGTCAGCAAAGAAAAGAATTTTATTTATAGCTAACGAAATGTCGCCCTACCTGGAGCTGACAGAGTTTTCGGAAATAGTGAATAAACTAGCCATCAAATCTAATGATTCCGGGTATGAGATCCGTTGCATCATGCCACGGTTTGGTACTATCAATGAACGCAGGCACAGATTACATGAGGTGGTAAGACTTTCCGGAATCAATGTTTCGGTGGATAATGAAGATATGCCGCTGCAGATCAAAGTGGCTTCTTTGCCGAATGCAAGACTGCAGGTTTATTTTCTCGATAATGAAGAACTATTCAGAAGAAAATTTGTTTTTCATGATGAAAATGAAAAATGGTTTGATGACAATGGCCTCCGTACCGTATTTTTCTGCAAAGGCGCATTGGAAACAGTAAAAAAATTCGGATGGCCGCCAGATATCATTCATTGCAGTGGCTGGATGACAGGATTGATTCCCTGTTATGTAAAAACGGTTTACAAAAAAGAACCCGTATTCGGGCACAGTAAGATCCTTTTCACGATCGGGCAAAATACATTCAAAGAAAAACTCGGAAGTGATTTTATTAAGAAGGCATTGATACATCCTTCTATTAAAGAAGCTGATCTTGCTCCTTTTAAAGAAGCGAATAATACAGCTATGTTCCGCGGTGGTGCCAGCTATGCTGATGCCATCAGTTTTGGCAGCGATAAAATAGAAAAGAAACTGGTTGATGAATTCACCAAGGTGAGAGGAAAGAAAACTTTGTTGTATAACCAGGAGTCTGATTTAACAGACTATTTGCAACTGTATAGCGACCTTGCAAAATAA
- a CDS encoding DUF4270 domain-containing protein, with protein sequence MTNRITAFFLSLFIISALLVSSCKNIHDSIELGGDLVPAVDYVNTFDTIITVDTYNDSFTIGNANHLINDSTRMSKSGIHYVGKITNDPLFGQTEAQLFLELKPPSYKYFFENHSDSLFIDSVVLVLDYKETFGDTNAVQTVNVYELANTPSNLMDADSNYLVRVPAFFKTGGTLLGSKIFAPNILNDSIKAFKDTTRNQLRIKLDPAFGTRLLQYDSSATGAYANDSAFKSKFKGFAILSEGGGNAIMGFALASTNTKLALYYRYKNVPRQDTTVKYFPFNPITCGNANYIKRNYSGSPAGFSFAGGTTIQDDLVFLQNTPGTFARVKIPGLAGVPNRVVHRAELIIEQVYDPSDEIFFKPEYLLLDVLDTALKNYRYMPYDFTIDQTNTPNLISFGCVGRITDDGLGHRVTTWKFNISRYIQNYFTGNEPLHEMRLFSPYVVYDIYKPNQNVVGYYFGMGLNSAVARGRVRVAGGSYSDPNKRMRLRIVYSKI encoded by the coding sequence GTGACTAATAGAATCACTGCTTTTTTTCTTTCATTATTTATTATTTCTGCCTTACTTGTTTCATCCTGTAAGAATATTCATGATTCTATAGAGCTCGGTGGCGACCTGGTGCCGGCAGTAGATTATGTAAATACATTTGATACGATCATTACCGTTGATACATATAATGATTCTTTTACGATCGGTAATGCGAATCATCTTATTAATGATTCTACCCGCATGTCTAAATCAGGCATTCATTATGTTGGAAAAATTACCAATGATCCTTTGTTCGGCCAGACAGAAGCTCAGCTTTTCTTGGAGCTGAAACCGCCGAGTTATAAATACTTTTTTGAAAATCATAGCGACAGTTTGTTTATCGATTCAGTAGTACTGGTGCTTGATTACAAGGAAACATTTGGCGATACAAATGCTGTGCAGACAGTAAATGTTTATGAGTTGGCTAATACTCCTTCAAATCTAATGGATGCCGATTCTAACTATTTGGTCAGGGTTCCGGCTTTCTTTAAAACCGGGGGAACATTGCTTGGCAGCAAAATCTTTGCACCAAATATTTTAAATGATTCGATAAAAGCTTTTAAGGATACTACACGGAATCAGCTCCGGATAAAACTTGATCCTGCATTCGGAACCCGTTTATTGCAATACGATTCATCTGCGACTGGGGCCTATGCAAATGATTCAGCATTCAAAAGTAAGTTCAAAGGTTTTGCTATTCTTTCCGAAGGAGGTGGTAATGCTATAATGGGCTTTGCACTTGCAAGCACTAACACGAAACTTGCTTTGTATTACAGGTATAAAAATGTGCCACGCCAGGATACAACTGTAAAGTATTTTCCATTTAACCCGATCACTTGCGGGAACGCAAATTATATTAAACGCAATTATTCTGGTTCCCCGGCAGGGTTTTCTTTTGCTGGTGGCACTACTATCCAGGATGATCTCGTATTCCTGCAAAACACACCAGGTACATTCGCAAGAGTTAAGATACCCGGACTTGCAGGTGTTCCTAACCGGGTTGTTCACCGGGCTGAGTTGATCATTGAACAGGTGTATGATCCTTCGGATGAAATATTCTTTAAACCGGAATACCTGTTATTGGATGTGCTGGATACAGCATTAAAGAACTACCGGTATATGCCTTATGATTTTACAATTGACCAAACAAATACTCCCAATTTAATAAGCTTTGGTTGCGTTGGCAGGATTACCGATGATGGACTAGGTCACAGGGTCACAACGTGGAAGTTTAATATTTCCAGGTATATACAGAATTATTTTACTGGCAATGAGCCCTTGCATGAGATGCGGTTGTTCTCCCCTTATGTTGTTTATGATATTTATAAACCCAACCAAAATGTTGTAGGTTATTATTTTGGTATGGGTTTAAATTCTGCTGTTGCCCGTGGCAGAGTAAGAGTAGCAGGTGGTAGCTATAGCGATCCTAATAAAAGGATGCGTCTGCGAATCGTTTACTCCAAGATCTGA
- a CDS encoding methionine adenosyltransferase, with protein sequence MPYLFTSESVSEGHPDKVADQISDALIDNFLAYDPQSKVACETLVTTGQVVLAGEVKSKSYLDVQDIAREVIRGIGYTKSEYMFEANSCGIFSAIHEQSADINRGVDRGVKNLSFDAKANAQGAGDQGMMFGYATRETDNYMPLALDLAHKILQELSRTRRAGKELTYLRPDAKSQVTIEYDDNNVPIRIDTIVVSTQHDDFDSDKKMLAKIREDIINVVIPRVMKQCKSTIQKLFNDKITYHINPTGKFVIGGPHGDTGLTGRKIIVDTYGGKGAHGGGAFSGKDPSKVDRSAAYATRHIAKNLVAAGVCDEVLVQVSYAIGVAKPCGLFIDTNGTARVKMSDGDIAKKVEKIFDMRPYAIEQRLKLRNPIYSETAAYGHMGREPKTVTKIFNKGKDNEKKVQVELFTWEKLDMVADVKKAFGL encoded by the coding sequence ATGCCTTATTTATTCACTTCCGAAAGCGTATCCGAAGGACATCCGGATAAAGTAGCTGACCAGATCAGCGATGCCTTAATTGATAATTTTCTTGCTTATGACCCGCAAAGTAAAGTGGCTTGCGAAACACTCGTTACAACAGGCCAGGTAGTACTAGCAGGAGAAGTAAAATCAAAAAGCTATCTCGATGTACAGGATATTGCCCGTGAAGTAATTCGTGGTATCGGTTATACCAAATCTGAATACATGTTTGAGGCAAATAGTTGCGGTATTTTCTCTGCTATTCATGAACAAAGTGCAGATATCAACCGCGGTGTTGATAGGGGAGTGAAGAATTTAAGTTTTGATGCAAAAGCAAATGCACAGGGCGCCGGTGACCAGGGTATGATGTTTGGTTATGCAACCAGGGAAACAGATAACTACATGCCGCTGGCATTAGATCTTGCGCATAAAATTTTACAGGAGCTTTCCAGAACACGCCGTGCAGGAAAAGAACTTACTTATCTCCGTCCTGATGCAAAAAGCCAGGTAACGATCGAGTACGATGATAACAACGTTCCTATCCGTATCGATACAATTGTTGTTTCTACACAGCATGATGACTTTGACAGTGATAAGAAAATGCTGGCTAAGATCCGTGAGGATATCATCAATGTCGTTATTCCAAGAGTGATGAAACAGTGCAAATCTACAATTCAGAAATTATTCAATGATAAGATCACTTATCATATTAATCCTACAGGAAAATTTGTGATCGGCGGACCACATGGTGATACAGGTCTTACAGGTCGTAAGATCATTGTTGACACTTATGGTGGTAAAGGTGCACATGGTGGTGGCGCATTCAGCGGAAAAGATCCAAGCAAGGTTGACCGTAGTGCAGCTTATGCAACACGTCATATCGCAAAAAATCTTGTAGCTGCCGGTGTATGTGATGAAGTACTGGTACAGGTTTCTTATGCTATCGGTGTTGCAAAACCTTGCGGATTATTCATTGATACAAACGGAACAGCCAGAGTGAAAATGAGTGATGGCGACATCGCAAAAAAAGTTGAGAAGATATTTGATATGCGTCCGTATGCAATTGAGCAGCGTTTAAAATTGCGTAACCCTATCTATTCTGAAACTGCAGCTTATGGTCATATGGGCCGTGAACCAAAAACAGTTACAAAAATCTTCAACAAAGGCAAAG